GTAAACGAAGCAGGATGCAATCTTAACCTGGGAGAAATGTACGCCAGGCATGGTATGATTAAAAAAGCAATTGATCTAATCGATGATACAATAAGGATATATGAAGAAAACCCCGATCCGGATGGTCTTACCAAATGCTACATCCGAAAAGGCAGGGCTTTTCTTGAGAACAACGAAATTAAGAATGCCGGGGACTGCTTCAGTGAAGCTGGAAAAATCGCGAAGAAAGTGAAATCCAGTTTTTTAATTGCTTCAGTACTGGCAGCAAAAACGACCCGTTATCTGGAAGCAGGAGAAATCGGTAAAGCCAGGAAGAGCCTCGAAGAACTTCTGTCGCTTCTTCAAGAATTCGATTCAAAGGAAATACAGGCCGAGGCAGATTATATTGAAGGTCGAATATCCCTTGAAGAAGGGGACTTTGACACCGCTGAATCATGCTTAAACAGGTCTTTTTCGCAATTCGAGGAGCTTAATGAAAAGTTTATGCTGGCCAAGGTTCTGTACTTCCTTGGTGTAATGTATAAACAATCGGGCAACGAAATGAAGGCCGAAGAAAAAACCAGGCTGTCATTTGAAATATTCACTGAACTTGAAGCAGTAAAATGGCTTACGAAATTCGTATTGATGGGGTCGGACGCCACTTGCGGCACTTACGACAATTCCGGACAAAAACATCTATAATTGAATCTGAATCTGGAAAATCTTCTTTTCTCAATCAGTTCAAAAGCATCATTCGTCTGCTTTCGGGAGGATCATTATCTGATCCCAGCAGGCAGAAATAAATACCTGAGCCCACCAGCTGTCCTGAGTTGTCTCTGCAATCCCAGATGGTAGAATGCTCGCCTGCATTCTGGTTTTCATTTACCAGCGTCCGTACTTTCTGTCCCAGTATGTTGTAAATGCCGATGGTCACATCGGTATTAACTGATAATTGATATCTGATGGTTGTTGTCGAATTGAAAGGATTTGGATTGTTTTGTATCAAAGAGCTATTACCAGAGTAGCTTGAGTTATCAAAAGATATACCAACAGATTCGCTGTTTGTGCAGTACCAGACTTCATAATCGTTACTTCCATACAATCCCTCCAGAAATGCTATATGGCCGGCACAAGACGAATCAACGCTCATGCATATATCTGTAGTATGCTCGTTATTGGAGGTAATCTGTTCGGGGATCTCAAAGCTGCCGGTAACATTATTCACATAATACAACTCATGAGTATCAGGAGTTCCAAAGGTGCCGCCAATATAAGCAATATGGACATTGTCTAAATAGTCCAATACTAAGGCTGTGATTTCATTAGCACTATTCGTATTTGACAAAACCGATGTTGGACCAAAATCTCCGCTTACATTATTAACGTAATATACACCACCATGGTATCTTGAGTAAGAAACGTGAACTTTATTCAGGGAATCGACACCTATCGAAGAATTCCAACAATATGTTCCCTCACTTACTGTTGTCAGGGTATCAAAGGTCCCGGCAACGTTGTTTGTGTAAAGGATATCGGTTCCGCTTTCAAATACAATATGAACGAAGTTGTTGTTATCCAGATCCATAGAAGGCCTAACGTAACTTTTTCCCCCCGGTTCATCAGTAATTCTGGTTGATGGTCCAAATGCCCCGCCCTCATTGTTTACATAATATATGTCCCAGTTACCATATTCGTAGTATCCATATTTGTAAGCAATATGAGCAACTCCAGCAGAATCAATGATTAAGCATGCATGTTCAGGAACAAAACCCACAACATTTGAACTTGTAAAACTTACCTGTATCGGGTTGCAAAAACTGCCGCCGATGTTATTTACATAGTATTCTTCATAATCATGACCATCGTAGCCCTTGAAGGCTATATGAGCATTCCCTGCCTGATCTATCCTTAAACGAGGATATCGGTCAGCGGTAATATTATCGGTAACTTTCACCGGTGTTCCAGTGATTTCCGATAGATAGTAAATATCATAGTCTCCATCATCATTGGAGCACCACGCAAAATGAGGAATGTCGAACTGGTCTAAATCTGTTGAGGACATCGATTCAGCGTAACCATTATCGGTCAATTGGAAACTTTGCCAATCAGCGAAAGCAGAGCTTGCAGAAATTAGAATCAAACTCAGAAGAAACCCTGTCTTCTTAAATTTCATTTATCCTCCTTTTCACATAGGAAACTCCACTTCCCCTGAATCTGTTTCCATAATCGACAGACTGTCCACTTCCTGGAAAACTATCTTCTGATTACTTCGTTTCCTTCCAGAGCTTCAGAAGTTCCTGTTCCCGCTCTGCCGTTAAT
The genomic region above belongs to Candidatus Aegiribacteria sp. and contains:
- a CDS encoding T9SS type A sorting domain-containing protein — protein: MKFKKTGFLLSLILISASSAFADWQSFQLTDNGYAESMSSTDLDQFDIPHFAWCSNDDGDYDIYYLSEITGTPVKVTDNITADRYPRLRIDQAGNAHIAFKGYDGHDYEEYYVNNIGGSFCNPIQVSFTSSNVVGFVPEHACLIIDSAGVAHIAYKYGYYEYGNWDIYYVNNEGGAFGPSTRITDEPGGKSYVRPSMDLDNNNFVHIVFESGTDILYTNNVAGTFDTLTTVSEGTYCWNSSIGVDSLNKVHVSYSRYHGGVYYVNNVSGDFGPTSVLSNTNSANEITALVLDYLDNVHIAYIGGTFGTPDTHELYYVNNVTGSFEIPEQITSNNEHTTDICMSVDSSCAGHIAFLEGLYGSNDYEVWYCTNSESVGISFDNSSYSGNSSLIQNNPNPFNSTTTIRYQLSVNTDVTIGIYNILGQKVRTLVNENQNAGEHSTIWDCRDNSGQLVGSGIYFCLLGSDNDPPESRRMMLLN